Proteins co-encoded in one Leucobacter exalbidus genomic window:
- the mnhG gene encoding monovalent cation/H(+) antiporter subunit G — translation MSELLSDGSPLANIMDIAAMVCLVLAALLSVAAGIGLLRFPDALSRLHAATKPQVFGLLLTIAAVALDERSLATLAALVPVFVFQCLTAPIAAHMVGRAAYRAGQVDEATMVIDELGPAIERSESLYR, via the coding sequence ATGTCTGAACTGCTCAGTGACGGCAGCCCGCTCGCGAACATCATGGACATCGCCGCGATGGTGTGTTTGGTGCTGGCTGCGCTGTTGTCGGTGGCGGCCGGTATCGGGCTACTGCGATTTCCTGATGCGTTGAGCCGGCTGCACGCCGCCACCAAACCGCAGGTGTTCGGCCTGCTGCTCACGATCGCGGCAGTCGCCCTCGACGAGCGCTCCCTCGCGACGCTGGCAGCGCTCGTACCGGTGTTCGTATTCCAGTGCCTGACGGCCCCGATCGCGGCCCACATGGTCGGCCGTGCCGCCTACCGTGCCGGGCAGGTCGACGAAGCCACCATGGTGATTGACGAGCTCGGCCCCGCGATCGAACGCAGCGAATCGCTGTACCGATAA
- a CDS encoding monovalent cation/H+ antiporter complex subunit F: MSVTIMVLAVIAGIGLSATAMMTIVRIIAGPTLLDRMIASDVLLTTLMLVLGVDMVLRGHTDSIPLMTAIAATATFATIVVARYVRRQRPTPEASAERGEHV, encoded by the coding sequence ATGAGCGTAACCATAATGGTGCTCGCGGTAATCGCGGGGATCGGGCTGTCGGCCACCGCGATGATGACCATCGTGCGCATCATCGCTGGCCCGACGCTGCTCGACCGCATGATCGCCTCTGATGTGCTGCTCACCACGCTGATGCTGGTGCTCGGGGTCGATATGGTGCTGCGCGGGCACACCGACTCCATCCCGCTGATGACGGCGATCGCGGCAACTGCCACCTTCGCGACCATCGTCGTCGCCCGCTACGTGCGCAGACAACGACCGACACCCGAAGCGTCGGCAGAACGGGGTGAACATGTCTGA
- a CDS encoding Na+/H+ antiporter subunit E has translation MSKLSRASARRMEWAVRVHELPLMVGLVALWALMWGELSLLSVVSGIVVAIVVMRLFYLPPVELAGRFNLWYGLKFLGYFLWHLAKASWQVAWIAVRPGPPPPVAIIGARLHTKSDFILTAVALTISLIPGSFVADVDRFESVLYLHVLNTPSQREITAMRREVRRIERLLVLTFGNPGPQADSERQDTDQ, from the coding sequence ATGAGTAAGCTGTCGCGCGCGAGTGCCCGGCGCATGGAATGGGCGGTGCGCGTACACGAGCTGCCGCTGATGGTGGGACTGGTGGCGCTGTGGGCGCTGATGTGGGGCGAACTTTCGCTCCTCTCAGTCGTCAGCGGCATCGTGGTCGCCATCGTCGTGATGCGACTGTTCTATCTGCCCCCGGTCGAGCTCGCTGGCCGCTTCAACCTGTGGTACGGGCTGAAGTTTCTGGGCTACTTCCTGTGGCACCTGGCGAAGGCCTCGTGGCAGGTCGCCTGGATCGCGGTGCGGCCCGGCCCGCCGCCGCCCGTGGCAATCATTGGTGCGCGACTGCACACCAAATCTGACTTCATCTTGACGGCCGTGGCCCTCACGATCTCGCTGATTCCCGGATCCTTCGTGGCCGACGTCGACCGCTTCGAATCGGTGCTGTACCTGCACGTGCTCAACACCCCCAGCCAGCGCGAAATTACCGCGATGCGCCGCGAGGTGCGCCGCATCGAGCGGCTGCTCGTGCTGACCTTTGGCAACCCGGGGCCGCAGGCCGACAGCGAGCGACAGGACACTGACCAATGA
- a CDS encoding Na+/H+ antiporter subunit D gives MIALVPLMVLVPLASAAITLALPGRRRIQQGITLTALILTVLIAGTLMWLVDIHDVLVMEVGGWAAPFGIALVVDRVSALMLVVSAVVLLGVFVFSIGQGLADGDDETPVSIYYPTYLVLGAGVFNAFVAGDLFNLYVGFEILLVSSYVLITLGGTGQRIRAGITYVVVSLVSSVLFLVTIALIYGATGTVNMAQLTLRIAELPSEVQLLLNLSLLIAFGIKAAVFPLSFWLPDSYPTAPAPVTAVFAGLLTKVGVYAIIRSQTQLFPQSSVDKILLVVAGLTLIVGILGAVSQLDVKRLLSFTLISHIGFMIFGIGMANAAGFAATIYYIAHHIIVQTTLFLAVGLIEREGGTTSLAELGGLMRRSPVIAVLFFIPMLNLGGIPPFSGFIGKVGLFTAGAELATPGAYWLMGVGALVSLLTLYALARAWVLAFWRPRRSAVAKVVPPTTEAMVLRVREEAMIEKLQDAPDAGPLQERKDIPRLMIAATTGMVCVSIALTVFAGPLYAYATRAGDSMANPGKLVSIVLGDTPGQLGGGSGVTEPGGDGHE, from the coding sequence ATGATTGCGCTTGTCCCACTAATGGTGCTCGTGCCGCTCGCGTCAGCCGCCATCACGCTGGCGCTGCCGGGCCGTCGTCGCATTCAGCAGGGCATCACCCTCACCGCCCTGATCCTGACGGTGTTGATCGCGGGCACCCTGATGTGGCTCGTCGACATTCACGACGTGCTCGTGATGGAAGTGGGCGGCTGGGCAGCCCCGTTCGGCATCGCGCTGGTCGTCGACCGGGTCTCGGCACTCATGCTTGTGGTGTCGGCCGTGGTGCTGCTGGGCGTGTTTGTGTTCTCGATCGGGCAGGGCCTCGCCGACGGTGACGACGAGACTCCGGTGTCGATCTACTACCCGACCTACCTGGTGTTGGGCGCGGGTGTCTTCAACGCGTTTGTCGCTGGCGACCTCTTTAACCTCTACGTCGGTTTCGAGATTTTGCTGGTCTCAAGCTACGTGTTGATTACCCTCGGCGGCACCGGTCAGCGCATTCGCGCGGGCATCACCTACGTCGTGGTGTCACTCGTGTCATCGGTGCTGTTTCTCGTCACGATCGCACTGATCTACGGCGCAACGGGCACGGTCAACATGGCTCAGCTCACGCTGCGTATCGCTGAGCTGCCCAGCGAAGTGCAGCTGCTACTGAACCTGTCGCTGCTCATCGCCTTTGGGATTAAGGCCGCGGTGTTCCCGCTGTCATTCTGGCTCCCCGATTCGTATCCGACCGCACCAGCTCCTGTGACCGCGGTGTTTGCCGGGCTGCTCACCAAGGTGGGCGTCTACGCGATTATTCGCAGCCAAACGCAACTTTTCCCACAATCCAGCGTCGATAAAATATTGCTGGTGGTGGCGGGGCTCACCCTCATCGTGGGGATCTTGGGAGCGGTGTCTCAACTCGACGTGAAACGGTTGCTGTCGTTCACGCTCATTAGCCACATCGGGTTCATGATCTTCGGTATTGGCATGGCCAACGCCGCCGGGTTTGCCGCCACGATCTACTACATTGCGCACCACATTATTGTGCAGACCACCCTGTTCCTCGCGGTCGGTCTGATCGAGCGTGAGGGCGGCACCACGTCACTTGCTGAGCTGGGCGGTCTGATGCGACGCTCACCGGTGATCGCCGTGCTCTTCTTCATTCCGATGCTGAACCTGGGCGGCATCCCACCGTTCTCAGGCTTTATCGGCAAGGTCGGCCTGTTTACGGCCGGTGCCGAACTCGCCACCCCCGGTGCTTACTGGCTGATGGGCGTGGGCGCACTCGTGTCACTGCTCACCCTGTATGCGCTCGCGCGTGCGTGGGTGCTGGCGTTCTGGCGCCCGCGTCGCAGCGCCGTCGCAAAGGTCGTGCCGCCGACCACCGAAGCCATGGTGCTGCGCGTGCGCGAAGAAGCCATGATCGAGAAGCTGCAGGATGCGCCCGACGCCGGCCCCCTGCAAGAACGCAAAGATATTCCGCGGCTGATGATCGCCGCCACCACGGGGATGGTATGCGTGAGTATCGCACTTACCGTCTTCGCAGGCCCGCTGTACGCGTACGCAACGCGCGCCGGTGACTCGATGGCCAACCCCGGCAAACTCGTATCGATTGTGCTGGGGGATACCCCGGGGCAGCTCGGCGGTGGCAGTGGCGTGACCGAACCCGGGGGTGATGGTCATGAGTAA
- a CDS encoding Na(+)/H(+) antiporter subunit C, with the protein MTTPLVLVIVMMVLFACGIYLMLDRTLTRVLLGFLLVGNGANLLIFLMSGSFGRSPIVGGGEGETSDPLPQAFILTAIVITFGVSAFLLALIYRSWRLAQDQSDTVRDDDSDLEIGTSDALAGDEVTDEDVAETPETSDDSDDTDTTGGAADSPRTADATTTGKEHA; encoded by the coding sequence ATGACCACACCACTCGTGCTCGTGATTGTCATGATGGTGCTGTTTGCGTGCGGCATTTATCTGATGCTCGACCGCACGCTCACGCGCGTGCTGCTCGGCTTTCTGCTCGTGGGTAACGGTGCAAACCTGCTCATCTTCTTGATGTCCGGATCATTTGGGCGCTCACCCATTGTGGGCGGCGGCGAAGGGGAGACGAGCGACCCGCTACCGCAGGCCTTTATCTTGACCGCGATCGTGATCACCTTCGGGGTGAGTGCCTTCTTGCTCGCCCTGATCTATCGCTCATGGCGCCTCGCGCAAGACCAGAGCGATACCGTGCGCGATGACGATTCCGATCTCGAAATCGGCACGAGCGACGCACTCGCCGGTGACGAGGTCACCGATGAAGACGTCGCCGAAACCCCCGAAACTTCTGACGACTCAGACGACACCGATACGACAGGCGGCGCGGCCGATTCCCCGCGCACCGCAGATGCCACCACGACTGGGAAGGAGCACGCATGA
- a CDS encoding Na+/H+ antiporter subunit A has product MGAMTSMLLVVALCALCIHPVVTRVGPRAFLLLATLMAGIFAWVLALSIPVFNGDVLTESYQWVPQLSMTLGLRLDAVSAIFALLVTGAGSLVLLYCAYYFEAGEAGLARFAAVFMGFTASMLGLVLSDDVYLLFIFWEATTVFSFLLIGHVTRLRTANAAALQALMVTTFGGLAMLVGLVLLVQQTGTSSLVGIVEAAPTGAVATTAVFLVLVGALSKSAIFPFHFWLPGAMSAPTPVSAYLHAAAMVKAGVYMIARLAPGFADVPGFRVTLVTLGAITMIGGGIRALRQYDIKLLVAHGTVSQLGLLVMVIGVGTPATTFAGITLLITHAVAKAPLFLTVGVIDHATGTRDLRELSGLGKSLPGLTIIASIAVASMAGLPPFIGFVAKEAAFTELLDDGPLAVTAFWVALAGSILTVAYMGRFLWGAFFTKRGVPSSLILHAPPRGIYIAPAIFATVALLFGFISPLLDRLLRTGWPSNAEHLALWHGWTPALAASAVAIGAGTLLSLVLARRGRPLPAPPERFTASHIYWVLTQWLDTLAVRTTSITQRGSLPFYLAVILIVASCTIGGVAIWGGAWPNEYQWISSPVEIPIAILMITAACFALRARTRFQAVVLVGVTGYGMAALFATHGAPDLALTQALVETVTMIAFVLVIRRLSQRLNITVRRPARWARAAIGIATGLALGAATLIALGARVADPISLELPDLAYFGGHGSNVVNVMLVDIRGWDTLGELSVILAAATGVASLVFLNTRADLRPKITRREAQGFARDNLRRVADPNDPARRTPWLLAGRTLDPANRSILLEVVVRLLFHGLIILSIYLLLSGHNGPGGGFAGGLVAGLALVARYLAGGRYELSTTVPLDAGRILGAGLALAVTMAIVPMFFGQAALASSWIDVDLGWFGSIPLVTSTLFDIGVYLVVFGLVLDVLRSLGAEIDEHEEQDNAERTEEAMAK; this is encoded by the coding sequence ATGGGTGCAATGACCAGCATGCTGCTAGTCGTTGCGCTTTGCGCTCTCTGCATTCACCCCGTCGTTACCCGAGTGGGCCCGCGCGCCTTCCTGCTGCTGGCCACCCTCATGGCGGGCATCTTCGCCTGGGTGCTGGCGCTGAGTATTCCCGTCTTCAACGGCGACGTGCTCACCGAAAGCTATCAGTGGGTGCCACAGCTCAGCATGACGCTCGGGCTACGCCTCGATGCGGTGAGCGCCATCTTCGCCCTGCTGGTCACCGGAGCGGGCTCGCTTGTACTGCTGTACTGCGCCTACTACTTCGAAGCGGGGGAGGCGGGCCTCGCTCGCTTCGCCGCCGTCTTCATGGGCTTCACCGCCTCCATGCTGGGCCTCGTGCTTTCTGACGACGTCTACCTGCTCTTCATCTTCTGGGAAGCGACCACGGTCTTCTCCTTCCTGCTCATCGGCCACGTGACCCGTTTGCGCACGGCCAACGCGGCCGCCCTGCAGGCGCTCATGGTCACCACCTTCGGTGGCCTCGCCATGCTCGTCGGCCTCGTGCTGCTCGTGCAGCAGACCGGCACCAGCTCACTCGTCGGCATCGTCGAAGCCGCGCCCACCGGCGCCGTCGCCACGACCGCGGTGTTCCTTGTGCTCGTCGGCGCGCTGTCGAAGTCGGCAATCTTCCCGTTCCACTTCTGGCTCCCCGGCGCCATGTCGGCCCCCACCCCGGTGAGCGCCTACCTGCACGCCGCAGCCATGGTGAAGGCCGGCGTCTACATGATCGCCAGGCTCGCCCCCGGGTTCGCCGACGTACCCGGCTTCAGAGTGACACTGGTCACCCTTGGCGCGATCACCATGATCGGCGGCGGCATTCGCGCGCTGCGCCAGTACGACATCAAACTGCTCGTCGCACACGGCACCGTCAGCCAACTCGGCCTGCTCGTGATGGTCATCGGCGTAGGCACACCCGCCACCACCTTTGCGGGTATCACCCTGCTCATCACGCACGCCGTGGCCAAGGCCCCGCTGTTCTTGACTGTCGGTGTTATCGACCATGCCACCGGCACGCGTGACCTGCGCGAGCTCAGCGGGCTCGGCAAATCATTGCCCGGGCTCACAATCATCGCAAGCATCGCCGTCGCCTCCATGGCCGGCCTCCCGCCATTCATCGGCTTCGTGGCCAAAGAAGCCGCCTTTACCGAGCTGCTCGACGACGGCCCGCTCGCAGTGACGGCGTTCTGGGTCGCCCTCGCGGGCAGCATTCTCACCGTGGCATACATGGGCCGATTCTTGTGGGGTGCCTTCTTCACGAAGCGCGGCGTACCCTCGTCGCTGATCCTGCACGCCCCGCCCCGCGGTATCTACATCGCACCCGCGATCTTCGCTACCGTCGCGCTGCTCTTCGGATTCATCTCACCGCTGCTTGACCGCTTGCTGCGCACCGGCTGGCCGAGCAACGCCGAGCACCTGGCGCTCTGGCACGGCTGGACCCCGGCACTGGCAGCCTCAGCCGTCGCCATCGGCGCGGGTACGCTGCTCAGCCTGGTGCTCGCGCGCCGTGGCCGGCCGCTGCCCGCACCCCCCGAGCGCTTCACCGCCTCGCACATCTACTGGGTGCTCACGCAGTGGCTCGACACGCTGGCGGTACGCACCACATCCATCACCCAACGTGGATCACTGCCGTTCTACCTCGCGGTCATTTTGATCGTGGCCTCTTGCACGATCGGCGGCGTCGCCATCTGGGGCGGGGCGTGGCCCAACGAGTACCAGTGGATCAGCTCACCCGTTGAAATTCCGATCGCGATCCTGATGATCACGGCCGCCTGCTTCGCACTGCGCGCACGCACCCGCTTCCAAGCGGTGGTGCTCGTGGGCGTCACCGGTTACGGTATGGCCGCGCTCTTCGCGACCCACGGGGCGCCCGACCTTGCGCTCACACAGGCACTGGTAGAGACGGTCACGATGATCGCCTTCGTACTGGTGATCCGGCGCCTGTCACAGCGCCTCAATATCACCGTGCGTCGCCCCGCGCGCTGGGCCCGCGCCGCGATCGGCATTGCCACTGGCCTCGCACTCGGGGCCGCAACCCTCATCGCGCTCGGTGCCCGCGTTGCCGACCCCATCTCGCTCGAGCTGCCCGATCTTGCGTACTTCGGCGGTCACGGCAGCAACGTTGTAAACGTGATGCTCGTCGACATTCGCGGCTGGGACACCCTGGGTGAGCTCTCGGTGATTCTTGCCGCGGCCACCGGTGTCGCCTCGCTCGTGTTCCTCAACACCCGCGCCGATCTGCGCCCCAAGATCACGCGCCGCGAGGCCCAAGGCTTCGCGCGCGACAACCTGCGCAGGGTTGCCGACCCCAACGATCCCGCACGCCGCACGCCGTGGCTGCTCGCGGGCCGCACGCTCGACCCCGCGAACCGCTCGATTTTGCTCGAGGTAGTGGTGCGCCTGCTGTTCCACGGCCTCATTATTCTCTCGATCTATCTGCTGCTCAGCGGCCACAATGGCCCGGGAGGCGGGTTCGCCGGTGGCCTCGTAGCTGGTCTCGCGCTCGTGGCCCGCTACCTGGCGGGCGGCCGCTACGAGCTCAGCACCACGGTGCCGCTTGACGCCGGTCGCATTCTCGGCGCGGGTCTCGCACTCGCGGTGACGATGGCGATCGTGCCCATGTTCTTTGGGCAGGCTGCGCTGGCCTCGAGCTGGATCGATGTCGACCTAGGCTGGTTCGGTTCGATTCCGCTCGTCACCTCGACGCTGTTCGACATCGGCGTGTATCTGGTGGTGTTCGGCCTGGTGCTTGACGTGCTGCGCAGCCTGGGCGCCGAAATCGACGAACACGAAGAACAAGACAATGCTGAACGTACCGAGGAGGCGATGGCCAAATGA